In Streptomyces sp. NBC_00448, the following are encoded in one genomic region:
- a CDS encoding AraC family transcriptional regulator, producing MSPNSHPAQRPAAPPAEALRVINFDLARGQRFGEHEHTTHQLVWSPAGVLTVDIADHSWVLPPTLALWIPAGVPHTTGATRPAQMRSVYLLPDRCPVRWTQPTVVGVPPLLRELITHLGSPDLGAEPRARAEAVLFDLVRPVTVTTIELPMPKDGRARKVAEALLARPADHRPLEEWGREVGASARTLARLFSAETGMSFGRWRTRARLRAGLEHMAADRPLAAVAHHVGYTTPSSFIAAFRQETGRTPGAYFTAR from the coding sequence ATGTCGCCGAACAGTCATCCCGCCCAGCGCCCCGCGGCCCCGCCCGCCGAGGCGCTGCGGGTGATCAACTTCGACCTCGCCCGCGGCCAGCGCTTCGGCGAGCACGAGCACACCACGCACCAACTGGTGTGGTCCCCGGCGGGCGTGCTGACCGTGGACATCGCGGACCACTCGTGGGTGCTGCCGCCGACCCTGGCGCTGTGGATACCCGCCGGGGTCCCACACACCACGGGGGCCACCCGCCCGGCGCAGATGCGCAGCGTCTACCTGCTGCCGGACCGCTGCCCGGTGCGCTGGACGCAGCCGACCGTGGTCGGGGTGCCGCCGCTGCTGCGGGAGTTGATCACCCACCTCGGCTCCCCCGACCTCGGCGCGGAGCCGCGGGCCCGGGCGGAGGCCGTGCTCTTCGACCTGGTGCGACCGGTCACGGTGACCACGATCGAGCTGCCGATGCCCAAGGACGGGCGGGCCCGGAAGGTCGCCGAGGCGCTGCTCGCCCGCCCGGCCGACCACCGCCCGCTGGAGGAGTGGGGCCGGGAGGTCGGCGCCAGCGCCCGCACCCTGGCCCGGCTGTTCAGCGCCGAGACCGGGATGTCCTTCGGCCGCTGGCGGACCCGGGCCCGGCTGCGGGCAGGGCTCGAACACATGGCGGCCGACCGCCCGTTGGCGGCGGTCGCCCACCACGTCGGCTACACCACGCCCAGTTCCTTCATCGCCGCCTTCCGCCAGGAGACCGGCCGCACCCCCGGCGCGTACTTCACCGCGCGCTGA
- a CDS encoding ABC transporter substrate-binding protein: MSLPPRPLAEPAAASDGEPTGRLAGRPTRRGLLTAGAAGAALFGLAACGSNGGGSGSEGGSGKASKGSSGTRTVDTAKGPVKVPAAPKRVVAINDFPMAAMFDLGLTPAGVFNAGEEYVPPRDLTRWKAIPKVSDGVGGAIQVEKVAALKPDLIIGIDAQANLPYDQFTALAPTVLLPFSKSKAPWRDMSDQTAAVLGVPDALTKLKQRYTERAAAIKKAHAAVLARTRWDLLQGGFDEGNWWLYGHGSPIGGILADAGAVFATGSTRLAEQQSVSYELVTSKLSDADAIFYYTTNDGKPANLGLKLFAQKSFQQLAATKAGRLFGSVYFLPGGYEDAIAALGDFEKALGSL; this comes from the coding sequence ATGTCCCTGCCGCCCCGCCCGCTCGCCGAGCCGGCCGCCGCATCCGACGGCGAGCCCACCGGCCGCCTCGCCGGCCGTCCGACCCGGCGCGGGCTGCTGACCGCGGGGGCCGCCGGCGCCGCGCTGTTCGGGCTCGCCGCCTGCGGCTCCAACGGCGGCGGTTCGGGCTCGGAGGGCGGCTCCGGCAAGGCGTCGAAGGGAAGTTCGGGCACCCGTACCGTCGACACCGCCAAGGGGCCGGTGAAGGTGCCGGCCGCGCCCAAGCGGGTGGTGGCGATCAACGACTTCCCGATGGCCGCGATGTTCGACCTCGGGCTGACCCCGGCGGGCGTCTTCAACGCGGGCGAGGAGTACGTCCCGCCGCGCGACCTCACCCGGTGGAAGGCGATACCCAAGGTCTCCGACGGCGTCGGCGGCGCCATCCAGGTGGAGAAGGTCGCCGCGCTCAAGCCCGATCTGATCATCGGCATCGACGCCCAGGCGAACCTCCCCTACGACCAGTTCACCGCGCTCGCCCCCACCGTGCTGCTCCCGTTCAGCAAGTCCAAGGCGCCCTGGCGCGACATGTCCGACCAGACCGCGGCCGTCCTCGGCGTCCCCGACGCCCTGACCAAGCTCAAGCAGCGCTACACCGAGCGCGCCGCCGCCATCAAGAAGGCGCACGCCGCCGTGCTCGCCCGCACCCGCTGGGACCTCCTCCAGGGCGGCTTCGACGAGGGCAACTGGTGGCTGTACGGGCACGGTTCGCCGATCGGCGGCATCCTCGCGGACGCGGGCGCCGTCTTCGCCACCGGCAGCACCCGGCTCGCTGAGCAGCAGTCCGTCTCCTACGAGCTGGTGACCAGCAAGCTCTCCGACGCCGACGCGATCTTCTACTACACGACCAACGACGGCAAGCCCGCCAACCTCGGCCTCAAGCTCTTCGCCCAGAAGTCGTTCCAGCAACTCGCCGCCACCAAGGCCGGCCGCCTCTTCGGCAGCGTCTACTTCCTGCCCGGCGGCTACGAGGACGCGATCGCGGCCCTCGGCGACTTCGAGAAGGCGCTCGGCTCGCTGTGA
- a CDS encoding FecCD family ABC transporter permease has translation MNVSRARVGPAPAAGSGGSGGSTRPAGTVRRAPAPASVPGRRRATALSAGLLVAAAVLTLAVVASLAIGAKSVPPGTVWDTVFHHDPNNADQVIVTSLRLPRTVIGLLAGAALGLSGTLMQGLTRNPLADPGLLGVNSGASLAVVTAISVFGVTSFTGYVWFGFVGAAAAALLVYAVGSLGREGATPVKLALAGAAVSAGLSSLTTAVLLTDTATFDRFRFWEVGSLAGRGLSTAYQAGPFVLVGAVCALGSGRLLNTLGLGDDAARGLGQNVAAARLFCALSVVLLCGSATALAGPIAFVGLTVPHTVRFFTGPDHRWILPYSMLIAPALLLVSDVVGRVAARPGEIQVGIVTAVIGAPVLVVLVRRSRLAGL, from the coding sequence ATGAACGTCTCGCGCGCCCGAGTCGGGCCCGCCCCGGCCGCCGGGTCCGGTGGGTCCGGTGGGTCCACCAGGCCCGCCGGAACCGTCCGGCGCGCCCCCGCCCCGGCCTCGGTCCCGGGGCGCCGGCGCGCCACCGCCCTGTCCGCGGGGCTGCTCGTCGCCGCGGCCGTACTCACGCTCGCGGTCGTGGCCAGCCTCGCCATCGGCGCCAAGTCGGTGCCGCCGGGCACCGTGTGGGACACGGTGTTCCACCACGACCCGAACAACGCCGACCAGGTCATCGTCACCTCGCTGCGCCTGCCGCGCACCGTGATCGGGCTGCTCGCCGGGGCCGCGCTCGGCCTGTCCGGCACCCTCATGCAGGGCCTGACCCGCAACCCGCTCGCCGACCCCGGCCTGCTCGGCGTCAACTCCGGCGCCTCGCTCGCCGTCGTCACCGCGATCAGCGTTTTCGGGGTGACCTCCTTCACCGGCTACGTGTGGTTCGGCTTCGTCGGTGCCGCGGCCGCCGCGCTGCTCGTCTACGCCGTCGGCTCGCTCGGCCGCGAGGGCGCCACCCCGGTCAAGCTCGCGCTCGCCGGCGCCGCGGTCAGCGCGGGCCTGTCCTCGCTGACCACCGCCGTACTGCTCACCGACACCGCGACGTTCGACCGGTTCCGGTTCTGGGAGGTCGGCTCGCTGGCCGGGCGCGGGCTGTCCACCGCGTACCAGGCCGGGCCGTTCGTCCTGGTGGGCGCGGTGTGCGCGCTCGGCTCCGGGCGCCTGCTCAACACCCTCGGCCTCGGCGACGACGCCGCGCGGGGCCTGGGCCAGAACGTGGCGGCCGCAAGGCTGTTCTGCGCGCTGTCGGTGGTCCTGCTCTGCGGCTCGGCCACCGCCCTGGCCGGCCCGATCGCCTTCGTCGGCCTCACCGTGCCGCACACCGTGCGCTTCTTCACCGGGCCCGACCACCGCTGGATACTGCCGTACTCGATGCTGATCGCCCCCGCCCTCCTGCTCGTCTCCGACGTGGTCGGCCGCGTCGCGGCCCGCCCGGGCGAGATCCAGGTCGGCATCGTCACGGCCGTGATCGGGGCGCCCGTCCTCGTCGTCCTGGTACGCCGCAGCCGATTGGCGGGACTGTAG
- a CDS encoding FecCD family ABC transporter permease yields MAANASGGSRTGLPSPRAAATGTGPAAIGAVGAGAAPGRGVSAEALRAVRAARSRPRVRASAVTLAMAVVVFALFCASLSVGSFRIPVLDVLRTLGGGGDAGTRFIVVQVRMPRAMTGVAAGAAFGLSGATFQSLIRNPLASPDVIGITAGASAAAVISIVVFSLSGTAVSLTAVAGALVTALLIYLLAWRRGVTGYRLVLVGIGVAAALSSVVSFLLTRADVYTAQQALLWLTGSLDGADWPRARGVLYPLVVLLPAAFVAARTLPALGLGDDAARGLGVRVERGRLGLILAGVCLAAVATAAAGPVAFVAFLSGPVARRLLHGRGPALVLSALTGAALMLGCDFAGQHLLGPTEFPVGVVTGVLGAPALLWLLARANRVGQGG; encoded by the coding sequence ATGGCCGCGAACGCCTCCGGCGGCAGCCGGACCGGCCTCCCCTCGCCGCGCGCCGCGGCCACGGGAACGGGACCGGCCGCCATCGGAGCGGTCGGCGCGGGCGCGGCTCCCGGACGGGGCGTCTCCGCGGAGGCGCTGCGGGCCGTACGGGCCGCGCGCAGCCGGCCGCGGGTGCGGGCGAGCGCGGTCACGCTCGCCATGGCGGTGGTGGTCTTCGCGCTGTTCTGCGCGTCGCTGTCGGTGGGGAGTTTCCGTATCCCGGTGCTGGACGTGCTGCGGACGCTGGGCGGCGGTGGCGACGCCGGGACCCGGTTCATCGTGGTGCAGGTGCGGATGCCGCGCGCGATGACGGGAGTCGCGGCGGGTGCGGCCTTCGGGCTGTCCGGGGCGACCTTCCAGTCGCTGATCCGCAATCCGCTGGCGAGTCCCGACGTCATCGGGATCACCGCGGGCGCCAGTGCCGCGGCCGTGATCTCGATCGTGGTGTTCTCGCTGTCGGGCACGGCGGTGTCGCTGACCGCGGTGGCCGGGGCGCTGGTGACGGCGCTGCTGATCTACCTGCTCGCGTGGCGCCGGGGCGTGACCGGCTACCGGCTGGTGCTGGTCGGTATCGGGGTCGCGGCGGCGCTGTCCAGCGTGGTCTCCTTCCTGCTCACCCGCGCCGACGTCTACACCGCGCAGCAGGCGCTGCTGTGGCTGACCGGCAGCCTCGACGGCGCGGACTGGCCGCGGGCGCGCGGGGTGCTGTACCCGCTGGTGGTGCTGCTACCGGCCGCGTTCGTCGCCGCCCGCACGCTGCCCGCGCTCGGCCTCGGCGACGACGCCGCGCGGGGGCTGGGCGTCCGGGTGGAGCGCGGCCGGCTGGGGCTGATCCTCGCCGGGGTCTGCCTGGCCGCCGTGGCCACGGCGGCCGCCGGGCCGGTCGCGTTCGTCGCGTTCCTGTCCGGGCCGGTCGCCCGTCGGCTGCTGCACGGCCGCGGTCCGGCGCTGGTGCTGTCCGCGCTGACCGGCGCCGCCCTCATGCTCGGCTGCGACTTCGCCGGGCAACACCTG